GCTTTATGCAGGTGTGCACATGACTAAGTGTGTGtacaatgatttaaaaaaaaaaaaaaaaaaaaagtttggatgcaGTGTTAAACATAATCTGCTTATCCTTTTTGGATATATACTGAATTGAAATATGTCTATACGagctttcagttttcagcatATTGAAGCATGTTTTGTATAATGTTTGACTCTTTGACTTTGCTAAAAGTTTCTTACAACTTCTTTATACAAACATCCTCAATCCTACTTTTTGCTAAGAATTCTTTGACTCCTATAAGTCAAAGTTTTTAGACCGTTTTTAAGACACGTAGAACTTATTTACTGTCTATCAGTAGGGTGTAATAACTCCTGCCATGCAGAGAAGAAGCTCTGCAGTGTCACCTGATTGATGTCTTATATCTGCCGGCTCAGATGGCACTAAGACTGCGACAGGAGATGCAGGAGAAGCTGGTGGCGGCGGTGGTGAGCTCTGAGTCCGAACAGCTGAAACGCTTTGAGGAGTTCATGGAGCTGAAGCAGAGGCAGGAGTACCAGAGCATGAGGGACATGATGGACAGAGAGTAAGAGCCACCGGCAAGGATGCCAGTCTTTtaacatttctgaaatgttatGTGTGAAcaaaactgtctgttttttccactttgtgcACTTTAGAACTAAAGAGAGCATCGGGCGTCAAGAGAAGCTGAAGGAAGAGCAGCGACACAGAATGAAGGTATGATCGTCAAACCAAATGTAGAAAGGATACTGGTGAGAGTGACAAGTGTTTTAACAACTTCATTAACTTAGGAAATTATACCTATCTGTGCTGGTATGTAGGAATGCTCTACAGGTGTCTTAACCTGTTAGGAGTTGTCATACAGAGACATTTCATATAAATTGATGACAAAGAGTTGGtcaaaaaacacagctttggCAGAAATATTCTAATtctttgaataaaaactgaGGTCCTCACAAACCTATAGCGGCAGGgagaatgcagctttaatttgtgAGTTTGAGTTTGTCACCACCAATCAAGCTTCGGTCACTCTTACAGCTCCTCAGATAACATGCAGATTTATACATTTCTCCACCACTTAATGTGAAGATccagaaaaacaagctgcattCATGCAAATCAcggatttattttttaatttattcatttgtttgtttacttaaATTTAACGATGGTGGTGCTATATGGAagcgctaaaaaaaaaaaaaaaaaaaagtttttccaGTGGAGAAGTGCCCATAGCCTACAGAGGGTTTGCACCATCACTGCAGCGGGGAAAACATCACTATAAACAGCACTATAAAAGATGCAGCACTATTACTGTTATTAGTAGGATACTTCACATAGCTGAACGAAATTATCTGTTcttttaaattgtgtgtgtgtgccatgtgtGGCCCATCTTTGTTTGCAGTAAGATGGCTCAATAAGATGGCTCAGTTACAGTTACACATACAGCCTGCGCAGAAGATGTTGGTATTTTACTACTTATAATGTAATTTTAAGGACTGATCCTGAAACGCTTGATAAATTTTGACTGTTTACTCTAAACTATAAGTTTAGAAAAACTTCTGTTGGCAGCCGTGGAAGATTTGTAGAgtagaaatacattttcttcacCGTCCTCTGCTTCAGATCCTCAATCTGCGGCTGAGGGAGGCGGAGCAGCAGCGCCTGCGGGAGGCGGAGCTCGAGCGGCAGCGGCAGGCGGACGGCCGGGAGAGACTGCGGAACCTTAACACCATCCAGGAGGAGATCCTGCAGCTCAACCAGCTGCTGGATCCGTCCACCCAGACAAAAACTGATCTCCCAGTAGCCAGCATCAGCTCCCTTAGCACCCGCGGGAACCAGCTGTGCTCCCAGGTGTCAGAGGTCGTGCGAAAAACAGTTGAGGTCAGTTCAACTGCTGATTTGTAAAGTTCAGGTTTGGCTTTTGtaagatgtcagaaaatgtgaagAGTGCCCTAAAGGATTCCCCACAGAAATATTGTCCGAACGCTCAATGATATTTGGCAGCAggagaagtgcagcagtgatgacttGGGTCTGTCGTGACCTTCTATCAGCAGAGATCACACGACAGGGCATTCATGGATAGCAGGCTGTACGCTGTTGTTGCTGTACTTAATGGGAGAGTTATGTTTATGCTAGAGTTATGTCGGTTAACACAGCTACTGATATTAGCTGGCCAACAATCATGGAAATTGATGAAAGCTGATCAATTTTTACCTGTCAATAAACCCATCAAATAGATCACGTCCTAAAATTACCAGTATGGCACCAAACGTGagcaaataaatacaacaaCTATCAGCATCTGAACAGGTTACTGTGCaagttgtgtttatgttgtAGTCTACTTTTAAAACATGCCTTCCAAGCTTTCAAACATAATCAACATGTCAGGATGACTTTTGGAGAAATGTGTATAGAATAATGCACAAGATTTCTAGAATATTAAAGTTTGATGTATTGGTGCAGCTGAATAAAATGGCATCTATGCTTTCTTTAGTTCAGTACAGGtaaaatttgtgtgtgttttaataacTGCAAAGATACTACATGGGAAATGTGtagtgtgtgttctgtatattttatatattgctGTCTTTCTAGCGGCTCTCAGGTGTCTCAGTCCGGGATGAATCAGGTCAGATCTCTGATGTGGATCATCCCACTCGTCAGACTCCCTGTAACCTTTTCGGCTGTGTCTTTCCAGGGAGAGTTTCCCAGCGTGGAGGACATGACCGTGGCCGAACGAGCCCTCCACGAGATGAGGGCGCTGATCCGGCTGATGCAGGAGGAGGTCGCCAAGGctcaagagaagaagaagaaggagcaggaggaggaggaggaggagcgcaggaagcaggtggagctgcaggcaCAGCAGGAAGCACAGAAGGCGGCGGCACAGTCGGCCAAAGAGAAGGcaaagaggaaaggtgagagaaTTGTTCTGATCCAGGATTGTCTACAGGATCACTACATGGATATCACCTGCAGCTCCAACGATTCACAGATCTGCTCATCAAGTGTTGAAGGAAATCGTATCGTCTTATAAGCTGGAAAAAATATCAAGTGTCTGTAGAATTACAAAAGACATGAGGTCTTTCTCAAGCTGAGCTCCTGTTTGTTCTTCTGTTCTGGTCCTCTGTTCAAGCTCAGAGTCTACATGGACTTGGCTTAGCCAAGTATCCCAGAATGCATTTTGCACCAACCAGCAGTGATGGCGCACATTTTGAGCCCAGTGTAACAATAGAATTTTTGACATGGTACTACTGTTGATCTTGTTATTTTAATCAGTTTTCAGGTGACAAAGTAACATTTATATTTCCATTATGTGGTCAGTTCATCCAAATGTATTCAGAAATTTGCTCCAACACTTTCAGAGATGTTAGAATTATCATGGCAAGCCCTTTGGTACTTGACCGCTGGCTCTGATGTCAAATGAAACGTAGTATTTGTTGCTGCCAAATTAGTTTGTTTTGCCGCAATGGACCTTTTATGCACAGATATCACCATGTTTCAATGAAAATCAATAGATATATGCAGTATAAATGCAAATGGACAGGGGATATACAGTCtataatttcctttttgtttttaatatacaTTACAGATTGGATAACAGAAGCATCTTTTGACTGCATCTGTCAATCAGAATCTCTGAATGTCAAAAGCCAAAGTGAATGTTTCTgtgacaaatgcacacactaACAATTGATGTTACACCTGCTATTAGCATTCAGCGATATGGTTAAAATCTTGTATCACTGTATATGTTATTttgagttaaaaacaaaaactaaactcTTTTAAAATGGAAGCTTTAAGGTTCCAAACAGAGATGCAGTAGAGGAACATTATCACCACCAACTGGTAACGTGGTAAACAGTCCTGCTGCCTAAATCCTGTGACCTTTTGAGGCAGCTGGATTGCTACGTCAGGCTTCCCACCGTGAATATATAACAGAGACACTAAAGCTGTTTGCTCATATGAACTCTGAATAATGTCCACAAAATCAGGTCTGGACATTGTCCCATTAACACATATAACACATTACACCTGATGAATGTAGGTCCACCATTAACTATTAACCAagattttttcctgtttgaacatttccttcctttcttttttaatagCCACAAAAAAGGATTTAATGAAAACTTTCAGTTCTATTTACTCCACCAACAGaaagtcttttttatttttaacctcAAACAGAGAAAGGAGGTATCTTTTCAGTGTAACATCAACACAGTTCAGTagcatgtttttggttttttgtcCTTTTAGCTTCAATTTAATCTcccaactcctgagaaaattTGATTCTTTACCTGCTAGATGTTCCACTTTCTTACTCAGCTAGCTAGCTGATAAAAAGTTAGAACAATGAGTTTTAAAGACACCAAATAACTCCCGAGAGCTGATGGGACATGCAGTGTTGGGTGATCATtgtctgtgggttcatcactacacTAGTAGAGACCCCTTTTGCATCACAGATAGCCATATGACTCAtggtttttatatatatatatatatatatatatatatatatatatatatatgcatttacACAATACAAACTAGAGTAACTACCGTGTAATATTTGACAGTTATTGTCTTCCACAGGCCTGCAGAACAGCGCTGAAGACAGCACGCTGAAATGGTACAATGAGCTGCAGGAGTCGGCTGCTCAGTGCGCTCAGTCCTTCGAACAACTCAACTCCCCAAAAGATGCCCAGGTGAGTTTGAGCTTTTTTGCATGAATGTTTAAAATCCAACCCATGCAATATAACCAAAATAACCTAATtttagaaataaagaaaaaacattgaaggtgtgtccaaacttaaagaaaacataaataagattGAGTCTGAACAGACTTTTAGTGCAGTACTTTAAGCACTTGACAGATATTGAGGTTCAATAGCCAGCCACAATATTATGAGTTGATGTGGCAACAATAAAATGCAGTAATGGTGAttctttaatgttttcagtATTTACTTGTGAGCAGAACTCTGTACCGATGTTTTCATGTCTCTTCTCTGCACCTAGACAAAGAAGCTGAAGCTGGAACTCCAGAAAGCAGCCAGCATCCCAGTTAGTCAAATCTCAAGCAACTCCGGGTCGCAGCTCCGAGAAATCTTTGACAAAATAGACAAGCTGCTGTCGGGACGGGCGGTGGTGTCGGTCGGGAAGGCTGTCTCCACCTCCCAGCATCCACAGGGCCTGGACTTCGTCTGTTACAAACTGGCTGAGAAGTTTGTGGTGAGTCCAGTTGGCGCTGTTTGATATGTAAGCCCAGTGAGGAGGGAGAATGTGTGATACAACACTAAAATATGCCAATATaccaaaaaacatcaacagaatgtgaagaaataacGGCTCTGATGTTATGTCAAAGATGTCTATGTAATGTGTTGTGAGATACCTGttgaagttagcatgctaaccagctagctatGGCCTGTCTTGTCTTGTGAATCGcaccactttgtacctcaagaggcagTAGTACAATAGTATAGCTCAGCTCAGTCAAATTGGCCTCATTCAGTCTCAGAGACTGCGTTTGGTCCTGATCCAGTGGGTTCACTCGGAGGCTGCTGATCCCAGTTCCATCACCCATGGTGTAAACACCAAAAATACCCTCTGAGCTCTTGGTCAGGGCAGACTTCAGCCAGCTAATAGAGCCACTGGCTGtacagctaacagagctaactagctaacagcagctggTAGCTTAAGCCAAAGTGATCACTATTTACTGAGCTTTTATACACtggctgattaattgattggtcaaaaaaaatcattagttgcagcccccAGCAGAAACGTGTTTCagtctgacatttgtttttatggGCACATGCCCTGATTTTGATCAGTCTGTTACATGAATCAAGAGTTTATCTTGGTAACTTGTATCTGGGATCAGCTCTCTTACATCGAAGTTCCTGGTTCAGATTACCCAGCTAGCTCAGTAATCCTGCTACATTAGACAGCCCTCAGAGTCTTTTTCACCCAAAGACTGTATTTAATATTTAGATTGCTAGGAGAAGGCATTATAAATATGCACTAGATTACAACAGCGGAAATACAGCCCATAACTCTTGCAGTGTTACTCTACAAtgtgtacaaaaaacaaaacccataacaaaacaagttttttttattcttcttcttctggtgaatttttttcctcctgtagaaacaaggagaagaggaggtggcGTCTCATCATGAAGCTGCTTTCCCCATCGCCGTAGTGGCCTCCGGCGTCTGGGAGCTGCACCCTCAAGTGGGAGATTTGATCCTGGCCCACCTGCACAAGAAATGTCCGTACGCAGTCCCACACTATCCTCCGATGAAAGACGGCACACCTGTGGAGGAATATCAGAGGTCAGGGAGGCAGAAACTGTCACTGCACCCTCCTTTTACTCAGTTATTATGTTTGATGaattaaacaatgaaaacatattgaTTTGCGTCCCGTATTTTGTCTGTGCTTCATCAGGATTCTTGGTTACCGTGTGGACGACTCCGGGGTTGAAGGTCAGGACAGTTTCTTGAAGAGGATGTCCGGCATGATCCGTCTGTACGCTGCCATGATCCAGATGAGGTGGCCCTACAGCTCCAAACAGGGGGTAAGAACAGTTATCAGACTGACTGCACTATTCCACCATTAAGAAGTATTGCGAAGCTTCTGCATGTTTAATCCTTTGATTCTCTGTTGTGTTGAATTCCACCACACTTTGTACTTCACGTGTTTCAGTCTGCTCCTCACGGTCTGAACCATGGCTGGCGCTGGTTGGCTCAGATGCTCAACATGGAACCTCTGGCAGACATCACGGCTACACTGCTGTTCGACTTTCTTGAGGTGAGTCCTTTACCTTTTTAAAATTTGCTCTTAAAATATCAGcgttgttgtttctgtgcacaCATCAGATCCCACATACATGTTTGAATATACAGATGAGGATAAGGTAAGAACCACGTCAACCAATATCTTGATCAACTCCTAAAAGTTTGAACAGTGATCCAACTGATTTTCCTCCCAGTATGACCCAGTAAAGCATActgaataaaatacagtgtgtaAAGTCAGCAAGTCATCGTTCTTTTTccctttattcatttttgtgcatttttttttagtttccgCTTACTAATTTTGTACTAATACAGGGTGTGCATGTACTTGTACTTGCTATATAGTGAGGACTGGAACAAGAGTGAGGACGTTATTTCTGGTCGTCACAACTTCAAATGGCTGTTTGAAGTTGAAGACTTagttttaagggttaggttagaattCTGTTTAGGTTCGGGTTAGGTCTGGACGAATGTCACCCTGTCAGATCTAACgatcacagtgccataaactcTTGTCATGTCTTGGTCGGGTGACTGGCAAGGCTATAAATATGACCCTGACCACAGCACATCTTACTTCACGATCTGGCACAAGTTCAGATATCATCTGGGAGGTGGGTGGGCGTGTGTGATGCTGCCGGTGTTTTTTAccgagaaaaaaaaagaaaaaaacggcTGTGGATGTGctaaacattaaaagcaaatgcaagaggcGTGCAAACTTGCCCATCCAGTCATTATGTATACATCTACTGGGTAGCATCCGGATAAGAGTCAGGACAGGAACAACGAGTTTCACatatagtcattttatttccatagttattAGCCATAGCCAGCTAGTCGGCCGGCTGATAAAGTGCTTTTACTATTTCTCACCAACATTTCTGGGGCGTCCCAGATGCTGCATGACAGGGAATTcagcatgtcacactacacgGGTATAGACGCCTGATTTGTTGTTCACAATTAGCCACGATGCTGGTAATCTGTCAGCCACAGCAAAATCTCATTCCTGTAGTCTGATCCAGGCATGAAGGACCAGGGAATGCATGTCTATCCTATAAGGACAGaagtttaagtgtgtgtgcgtctgtggtGGTGACATTGTGAGGTTTAACATATGCCAGATTATCAGTTGATCTGTCTTGAGGTAAGAGTTGAGTATGTTTTCCCACTGCTCCTTCCCCCACTGAGAGCACATCAtcatgtcactgtgttgttgtcagaCTCCTAAAGCCTTTTTCACGACTGTTTGAAAAGCCGGTGATGCAGCTGATGTCATCACTGTGGTCAGTGAAAGCAGCTGCGGGTGTAAGTGTGGGTTAAGCACTTAAACTTCAGTGCTGActtttatctttgtgtgtgtgtctccttcaGGTTTGTGGTAATGCTTTGATGAAGCAGTATCAGGGCCAATTCTGGAAACTCATCCTGCTCCTTAAAGAGGAATACTTCCAGAGGTACACAGCATTTAGCAGATTTACAGCACGTCACGTCCAATATGTTACCAGCAGCTGTCGGCACAAGTTTCACGTCTGCGTTGAATGTGTCTCTTGTTGTCTCCAGAATTGAAGCGGTGACCAGCACTGGACAGATGGGCTCAGTCATCAGACTCAAGCAGTTTCTAGAGGTATGTTAACTGTTAAAGTTAGCACCGAGCTGGCCAGACACAGCATGTTCTCACTGAACTTGTACATGACATTAACTTTCGGCACAGTTCGACTTCTGTGCTCTCACTGGTTCAGTCGGTCACATCGTTCCTCTCACTTGTTTTAGTCAAATAAGACGGATACGTACTTACGAGCGTtggcagaagaaagagaaaggaaacgTTACTCTGTACTTCCAAGAAAAACGGTGTAGGCAGTCTGTTTTTACAGCAaggttcagttttatttatatacaggACATGTATAATGCTACTTCAGTAGTGACGGGCTGATGAAGCTTTGGAGCTTTCTTTCTCTTGGTGCTGAAAAAGGATTCAAAGCTTCGTGGCCTTGAACAGAACAGCACAGTGACGTCTGGTAATTTTGAGCAGCTCTTCAAGGCTGGACCCGAAGCACCGCAGCGCCTCTCTGACGCTAGTCCAACAAGAGTCAGAGAAGCCTGCGTGCTAATAAATTTGTAATACTACTTTCAGAGGCTCTGCATTAAATCTAAAAGTTATTGTGCAATATGTCACAGTAGACTAGTTAATGAATACATTGTCCAAAAAGCTcagatataaaatatttttatgagCACACAGTATTAATGGATCTTATAAACGTCGATATTTATGTAACAGTCTGTGAGTTACAATCTGATGTGATTGGAGAATGACCTTCATTGAATTAGCACATTATTTTTATGACATTATTACTTGGCATAGATTAGCAATGTTCTCATTTGTATGATGGTATCATTCTAGTATACGTTGCCATATTTCTCAGttattctcttcttttcccAGTAATGTGCCAATCACATGTTTAGTTGCAGAACTTGAATCTGAATGAAGCTCTGAGGCTTCAGATGACCAGTTCAGAGGTTAAAAAATGGCTTCATCCTCAGTGTTTGCTCAGCATGTGCTTCTCCAGTTAAGAACAGTCGATCACCATCTTCcctaaaatgttttgtttccaaAATGAGTCAAATGTACTCCCCAGACGAGGAGAACATTTCATCTACATGACACAATAAGCATGAAGTTAAAGAGTAAAAGGGAGAAATGCAGAGTAGAGAACCAAGTTTAAAGGGAAGAAGGTGGAAATAATATTTTTGAAGGTTCAGCTTGTAACATATAAACAGGACCAagttaaaaatagaataaagaagGAGGCAGAATAGGAACAAAGCACTGAAAGAAGAAGCCAAAACAGAAACTTATATTAAAGGGAAATACATATTACAAAGTACATTAAATTAGTTTTTGTGATCTCAatctttgttgtattttgaaaaaGCTCAACTGAAGTTTGTCGCCCACATGTAGACGTCACTGCAGAGCCGACAGATCAGTCCACCCAAAGGCCAGCTGAGCTCCGTGTTCTGGAGGTCGTGATGGAGGAGGAGCCGCGTTGGATGTCGCTGGATGACGTCGTTTAGGACCGACTAAAGCAGGAGAGGGATGCGGTCTGTTGCTGGGAAACTGTGCTCTGTGGCTGGTACTCGCAATAAGTCAGTAACCAGCGAGGAAGTGTCAAAGCTGCTCCTGTGAGAAGATGGTTGTCACATCTTGTTTAGCCAAGATGTAATACAGCTTCTGTGGCTCATGAACTTTGCGTCAGGTTCATTTACTGGACGTCTCAAGGAACTGATCAGGAGGAATTTGATGGACGATGGCACACTCCACCTACATTTTTTTGAATACAATATATTCCAAAGTAAGAATTAATTCAACACTTTTCCAGGTCTGACAGCAAGATATTTATCTCTGATTCCTTTAAATCTTGCCAACACATCCGTCCTCACCTCATTGGTTCAAGTGTTTGTCTGGTCTGTAGCACACTGGTGGTTTTCTGCTTCTCACAGCTTTGGAATTTACAACATTTATGTGAGCACAAAACAAGTCCAGCAAAGTCCGGCCACATTCTTAAATGAAGACACGCAATGGTGACGCGTTGTGTAGAGATGTAAACGTTTCCCTCACAGTGCCTAAGTTCTGCAGTGTTCAAAGATCATAACGCGGAGCTGCTGTCCTGTTTGACTTTAGTGTGTCACTACAGGATCGCCtccatttgtgcttttattgagTCTCGACAGTCGCTGTTCAAATCAAAATAGTGTTGAATGATTTGAACTTTTgctatttatgtttttatgaatCCACCATGTGGAGGAAAGATTCACAGTATGATGAACTGTCAGTTTAATCATTGTGAATGACGTTATCCCAAGATTAGAAATATAAACGGGTTTAAGTATAAAACTGCTGAAGGTCATGAGTCAGTATTttcccaaacacaaacaatttcATCCTCACAATtgagacagaaatgtgactcagtgctttgttttgtttctgcaggtgTGTTCTGGATATAATGTAGATTATACAGGTACATTAACACAATGATTGTAATCTTCATCTATATCTATAAATCTCATGTCTGAAATAAAACCTCATCAgcagtttgaaatgtttgacatcctttggtttgtttgacttttttttgccttctaTGAAAAGTCAAATTGTCTAGtttcaaactgagaaaaaaaaacaatcagataTTTTAAATCTTTAGTATAGTGGAAGTAGATCGCCAATCTatcatgtaaaaatgtcaaatagtTACTGGTTCAAGCTTGTGAATGTaagatctgctgcttttctctgttcatttttaaatggattgtctttgggttttggactgatggTCGGCAACAGTGGAAGAAGGAAAAATACCACAAGGTGGAAATATGTTACAAGTAACATCAGGAATTCAAATCAGTGTATTCGTGTCAAAATCTACTAAAAAGTCAAAGTACTCATTATGGCCCATTTTAGAATCATACATATAAATTTATTATAATCATTGATGCATTCATTATGTGTTGATTAGTTTAATGTTGCAGCCAGTAatggtggagctaattttatttaattactggagggtagcttgtgaatttacTCACTGGGATGTTATCTTCACGTATGAACAtacatcatttatttgttgattatattgtgtattaataa
The DNA window shown above is from Chelmon rostratus isolate fCheRos1 chromosome 5, fCheRos1.pri, whole genome shotgun sequence and carries:
- the gle1 gene encoding nucleoporin GLE1, which codes for MMPSENVRWETLQALKNSPKANITYDPYWSERGEDILAGCKEALSLSSHSGFILDRLSSVPLQKSCFLGSSSGDSSPGLSEEISTSVSSAGSIPDINAKHITLSAALPLRTESEQALSDEARDEDLVANDSEVSSPASLPAISLLSPKAMDMARHIIKFEKEHRTKAKMALRLRQEMQEKLVAAVVSSESEQLKRFEEFMELKQRQEYQSMRDMMDRETKESIGRQEKLKEEQRHRMKILNLRLREAEQQRLREAELERQRQADGRERLRNLNTIQEEILQLNQLLDPSTQTKTDLPVASISSLSTRGNQLCSQVSEVVRKTVEGEFPSVEDMTVAERALHEMRALIRLMQEEVAKAQEKKKKEQEEEEEERRKQVELQAQQEAQKAAAQSAKEKAKRKGLQNSAEDSTLKWYNELQESAAQCAQSFEQLNSPKDAQTKKLKLELQKAASIPVSQISSNSGSQLREIFDKIDKLLSGRAVVSVGKAVSTSQHPQGLDFVCYKLAEKFVKQGEEEVASHHEAAFPIAVVASGVWELHPQVGDLILAHLHKKCPYAVPHYPPMKDGTPVEEYQRILGYRVDDSGVEGQDSFLKRMSGMIRLYAAMIQMRWPYSSKQGSAPHGLNHGWRWLAQMLNMEPLADITATLLFDFLEVCGNALMKQYQGQFWKLILLLKEEYFQRIEAVTSTGQMGSVIRLKQFLETSLQSRQISPPKGQLSSVFWRS